A genomic stretch from Vanrija pseudolonga chromosome 6, complete sequence includes:
- the uba2 gene encoding ubiquitin-activating enzyme E1-like protein, with translation MGRLSHTQALLGPEVFELVRTTPILVVGAGGIGCELPHTSPLLVKNLVLVGFTNIEIIDLDTIDLSNLNRQFLFRKPDISKPKAIVAAATAHHFNPSSGINIHARHGNVKESANDIEWISKFGLVLNALDNVDARRHVNKLCQAADVPLIESGTAGYLGQVSPHVHNKTECFDCLPKPTPKSFPVCTIRSTPSEPIHCIVWSKSYLFPKLFGEDDEESDEAELDKAKADGENAEEIEELKKEAAAFREVRTLLAKEDGPERVFRKVFYQDINRLLAMEDMWKKEGRVKPVALDYDGILHGTFPTPPTRASAQPAPATANGSANGTTSKSTLKDQKELTLKENLELFIDSSRRLSARAIAHPDIVLEFDKDDDDTLDFVLAVANLRATAYGIPTKTRFQVKEMAGNIIPAIATTNAIIAGLIVMQALSLLKREVSTAKTVFLKAEAARPLGMVAPAPPDANCAVCRDVYIPLHVDAKQFTLSSFVHEVLQSWLRPALFPDDEDAEFEASVQEGGRILADPDFDDNHHKTLAELGIQRGQMLSVTDEDDKFRRINFCILEQPENAEATFSLPAEVPEIPLRPVKPAPKSPSPEPEIIEAPVDFGKAKGTKRPAPEDEEVANGVKKRKVESEVEIVVADDDIILVE, from the exons ATGGGCCGTCTTTCGCACACccaggcgctcctcggcccagAGGTCTTCGAGCTCGTTCGCACCACACCCATCCTTGTTGTCGGAGCGGGCGGCATCGGCTGTGAGCTGC CTCACACTTCTCCTCTTCTAGTCAAGAACCTCGTTCTCGTCGGCTTCACCAACATTGAGATT atcgacctcgacacgaTCGACCTGTCCAACCTTAATCGCCAGTTCCTCTTCAGGAAGCCAGACATTtccaagcccaaggcgatcgttgctgctgctaccgCGCACCACTTCAACCCATCGTCGGGTATCAACATCCACGCGCGCCACGGCAACGTCAAGGAGTCGGCCAACGACATTGAGTGGATCTCCAAGTTTGGACTGGTCTTGAACGCTCTTGACAACGTCG ACGCCCGTCGCCATGTCAACAAGCTCTGCCAGGCAGCCGACGTCCCTCTGATCGAGTCTGGCACGGCTGGATACCTCGGCCAGGTGTCCCCGCATGTGCAC AACAAGACCGAGTGCTTCGACTGCCTGCCCAAGCCCACGCCAAAGTCGTTCCCCGTCTGCACCATCCGCTccacgccgagcgagccCATTCACTGCATCGTGTGGAGCAAGAGCTACCTCTTCCCCAAGCTGttcggcgaggacgatgaggagagcgacgaggctgagctcgacaaggcaAAGGCCGATGGCGAGAATG CtgaggagattgaggagctcaagaaggaggcTGCGGCTTTCCGCGAGGTCCGCACACTCCTTGCAAAGGAGGATGGACCAGAGCGCGTCTTCCGCAAGGTTTTTTACCAGGATATCAACCGCCTGCTGGCAATGGAGGACATGTGGAAGAAGGAGGGGCGTGTGAAGCCTGTTGCCCTCGACTATGACGGCATCCTCCATGGCACGTTCCCCACTCCGCCCACtcgcgcctcggcccagccTGCACCTGCCACGGCCAATGGCTCTGCCAATGGAACGACGAGCAAATCGACGCTCAAGGACCAAAAGGAGCTCACCCTCAAGGAGAACCTCGAGCTCTTCATCGACAGCAGTCGGCGCCTGAGCGCGCGTGCCATCGCCCACCCAGACATTGTCCTCGAGTTTgacaaggacgacgatgacacTCTGGACTttgtcctcgctgtcgccaaCCTCCGTGCCACGGCGTATGGTATCCCTACCAAGACGCGTTTCCAAGTCAAGG AAATGGCTGGCAACATTATCCCCGCTATTGCCACGACCAATGCCATCATCGCTGGCCTCATCGTCATGCAGGCCCTGTCACTCCTGAAGCGCGAGGTCTCCACCGCCAAGACCGTCTTCCTCAAGGCGGAGGCTGCGCGACCACTGGGCATGGTGGCACCCGCACCTCCCGACGCCAACTGCGCTGTCTGCCGCGACGTTTACATCCCACTacacgtcgacgccaagcagTTCACCCTCAGTTCCTTTGTCCACGAGGTTCTGCAGTCGTGGCTCCGCCCGGCCCTCttccccgacgacgaggatgccgagtTTGAGGCAAGCGTCCAGGAGGGAGGTCGTATTCTCGCCGACCCAGACTTTGACGACAACCACCACAAGACTttggccgagctgggcatCCAGCGCGGACAGATGCTCTCTGTgaccgacgaggatgacaaGTTCCGTCGCATCAACTTTTGCATTCTTGAGCA GCCAGAGAATGCCGAGGCCACGTTCTCCCTACCTGCTGAGGTGCCCGAGATCCCGCTGCGCCCCGTCAAGCCGGCTCCCAAGTCCCCATCTCCAGAGCCTGAGATCATCGAGGCGCCGGTCGACTTTGGCAAGGCTAAGGGTACGAAGCGCCCGGCAccagaagacgaggaggtggcgaACGGGgtcaagaagcgcaaggtgGAGAGTGAGGTCGAGATTGTggtggccgacgacgacatcatcctcgtcgaATAA
- the mrpl3 gene encoding 54S ribosomal protein L3, mitochondrial: MNPVVAPRIALSGVSGVWQRRLAKTPLRRRTFTSTPLALKPKARRNAPISDPYGPTALSAFLARLSLPACPELHPALLAALTHPSFARAAERTQSAAAIIAEEAAKGDDPVAEVEAEVVAHAPLPETNELLSVLGNSLLGLFGSEYLAQKYPHLPTGGIKNALTSYVGPEALVSVGRELGLAVVNDAGNAHSRANAVVGLPIRWSRSAREEGETKVETPVAPGFREGREEKKVWRKKQADTWPEAVASVVRALVGLIYQEQGIHAARDFVHAHFLSRHVDMSTVMNIRHPKHVLSTVVSKHLINAGAPASSTIGRIDSRVLASSGVNSQAPLFNIGLFLPNGLKLAEGHGSSIGMAEHRAATNALHSLFLARSDATSASPRGLPTTAHSERPIANGAIEKGSDGGFAGNSWGGDESVFGLGRGLKTAA; this comes from the exons ATGaaccccgtcgtcgcgccccgcATCGCCCTCTCGGGCGTCTCGGGCGTCTGGCAGCGCCGGCTCGCCAAGACGCCCCTCCGCCGGCGGACGTtcacgagcacgccgctcgcgctcaagcccaaggcgcgCCGCAACGCGCCCATCTCGGACCCGTACGGCCCGACTGCGCTCTCGGCCTTCCTCGCGCGTCTGTCCCTCCCCGCCTGTCCCGAGCTGCACcccgccctgctcgccgccctcacgCACCCGTCgtttgcgcgcgcggccgagcggaCGCAGAGCGCCGCTGCCATCATCGCGGAGGAGGCTGCCAAGGGTGACGACCCCGTCgcagaggtcgaggccgaggtcgtcgcccacgcccccCTGCCCGAGACGAACGAGCTGCTTTCCGTCCTCGGAAactcgctcctcggcctcttTGGAAGCGAGTACCTCGCGCAAAAGTACCCCCACCTGCCTACCGGCGGCATCAAGAACGCCTTGACATCATACGTCGGCCCCGAGGCGCTCGTGTCGGTCGGCCGTGAGCTCGGTCTGGCGGTTGTCAACGACGCCGGCAACGCCCACTCGCGTGCCAACGCCGTTGTTGGTCTTCCTATCCGCTGGTCCAGGAGCGCGCGTGAGGAGGGAGAGACCAAGGTCGAGACGCCTGTCGCACCTGGGTTCCGTGAGGGccgcgaggagaagaaggtcTGGCGCAAGAAGCAGGCCGACACCTGGCCCGAGGCGGTTGCGTCGGTCGTGCGAGCGCTTGTTGGTCTCATCTACCAGGAGCAG GGAATCCACGCCGCGCGTGACTTTGTTCACGCCCACTTCCTCTCGCGTCACGTTGACATGTCGACGGTGATGAACATCCGTCACCCCAAGCACGTCCTCTCGACCGTTGTCAGCAAGCACCTGATCAACGCTGGTGCccctgcgtcgtcgaccatTGGCCGCATCGACAGCCGCGTGCTCGCATCGTCTGGTGTCAACTCGCAGGCGCCACTGTTCAACATTGGCTTGTTCCTTCCCAACGGGTTGAAACTCGCCGAGGGCCACGGCTCGTCGATCGGCATGgccgagcaccgcgccgcgaccaACGCGCTCCACTCGCTCTTCCTCGCACGCTCGgacgccacctcggcgtccccACGAGGGCTCCCTACCACCGCGCACTCGGAACGGCCAATCGCCAACGGCGCGATTGAGAAGGGGTCTGACGGAGGCTTTGCTGGCAACTCTTGGGGAGGTGACGAGTCGGTCTTTGGTCTCGGACGGGGACTCAAGACGGCGGCTTAG
- the SPAC4H3.07c gene encoding Putative thiosulfate sulfurtransferase, mitochondrial, producing the protein MSSSVLRTAMRRAAAVSETTLNVARSRATPVLLRASPVPIARAATPSTAAASARAFSTSPVSFKVKRDAWAANPTIGYDEVKKLADQPNDNVLLIDTREPDEVINGTIPSAVILPLSRLEAALSPKFNPGDFQREFAFAKPLPEQNMVFFCRSGRRSGLACEIAEREGYPNVRNYVGSYLEWEDKSKKEGNDNW; encoded by the exons atgtcgtcgtccgtACTCCGTACCGCcatgcgccgcgccgccgccgtctcaGAGACCACGCTCAACGttgcgcgctcgcgcgcgaccccgGTCCtcttgcgcgcctcgcccgtgcccatcgcgcgcgcggccacgccctcgaccgccgcggcgtctgcccgcgccttctccacctcgcccgtcAGCTTCAAGGTCAAGCGCGACGCCTGGGCGGCCAACCCCACCATCGGctacgacgaggtcaagaagCTCGCTGACCAGCCCAACGAC aacgtcctcctcatcgacaCCCGTGAGCCCGACGAGGTCATCAACGGCACGATCCCCTCGGCCGTCATCCTGCCCCTCtcgcgcctcgaggcggctcTTTCGCCCAAGTTCAACCCCGGCGACTTCCAGAGG GAATTCGCCTTCGCCAAGCCCCTCCCAGAGCAGAACATGGTCTTCTTCTGCCGCTCGGGCCGCCGCTCTGGCCTCGCGTGCGAGattgccgagcgcgagggtTACCCCAACGTGCGCAACTATGTCGGCTCGTACCTCGAGTGGGAGGACAAGTCGAAGAAGGAGGGCAACGACAACTGGTAG
- the brf1 gene encoding Transcription factor IIIB subunit — protein MAPPTVCPQCKSTDIAVNYADGNVVCQSCGLELAKDLLVSEVGFTEGAGGRVHQSGTFLVHGATTFAGLPGGNANSSESIKAEGRKRIEQICSNMGILLSVSRTAQRFYSLVVDNKFNRGRRTDYVLSSCLYLASRVEKEPSMLIDFSERFQINVYELGATYLKLRQALNLDRVLPEIDPAVYNIRFANRLDFGNKATMVATDASRLVKRFQADWMTAGRRPAGICGACIIIAARMNNFLRTPEEVAQVVKVSPLTIKKRLIEFSQTDAANKTVEEWRALTDAELAAADETELPPSMKREIAKKQKLEAERKRKRSLEEDEEEESTPAETPAATPAGTPSTWRKKRNRDANGVLRKIAQEVNDVGEGEGDDEEDLGMAALAKEDYVVDLQNAGDNSPEAKAQRARERRQLMASLKQADGRDAEAEEIADVDDDDNAQAEGDEEVEIFDGFKDIPSPPDWDDTEAVYDYIEEHIFNDQELIYGSNKAAMRERIDRWLQGRSAEEVINEMRRVEWARHHRELFAKEHREETFDDIDDDELDQYWVMEDDERETRARIWLSSNGKWLEEDKERQERKAALARAAELNPKPKAKKRKRGTGNGQRGPFPSARDAIDNFAAQKKFSARINMDAIRKIGMGSNADYEDGLQSMGDEKDDEKEDEEHDSRYDEKEERIAAGEGNEEEEVDWFNQ, from the exons ATGGCGCCTCCT ACCGTTTGCCCCCAGTGTAAGAGCACGGACATTGCGGTCAACTACGCAGACGGCAATGTTGT CTGTCAGAGCTGTGGTCTCGAACTCGCCAAGGACCTGCTGGTCTCAGAGGTCGGCTTCACTGAGGGCGCTGGTGGGCGTGTCCACCAGTCGGGCACATTCCTTGTCCACGGTGCGA CCACCTTTGCCGGCTTACCAGGCGGCAACGCCAACTCGAGCGAGAGTATCAAGGCCGAAG GCAGGAAGAGGATCGAACAGATCTGTAGCAACATGGGTATCCTCTTGAGCGTTTCGCGCACTGCTCAGCGATTCTACTCTCTCGTTGTTGACAACAAGTTCAACCGTGGCCGCCGTACCGACTATGTCCTCTCGAGCTGCCTCTACCTCGCCAGTCGTGTCGAGAAGGAGCCATCGATGCTGATCGACTTTAGTGAACGTTTCCAG ATCAACGTTtacgagctcggcgcgacctACTTGAAGCTCCGTCaggcgctcaacctcgaccgcgtGTTGCCCGAGATTGACCCTGCGGTGTACAACATCCGCTTTGCGAACCGCCTCGACTTTGGCAACAAGGCCACCATGGTCGCcaccgacgcgtcgcgcctGGTCAAGCGCTTCCAGGCCGACTGGATGACGGCAGGTCGCCGCCCCGCGGGTATCTGTGGCGCCTGCATCATCATTGCCGCGCGCATGAACAACTTCCTCCGCACGCCCGAGGAGGTTGCCCAGGTCGTCAAGGTCTCGCCTCTGACCATCAAGAAGCGCCTCATCGAGTTCTCGCAGACGGACGCGGCGAACAAGACTGTCGAGGAGTGGCGTGCTCTtaccgacgccgagctggcagCTGCCGACGAAACGGAGCTGCCTCCCAGCATGAAGCGCGAGATCGCCAAGAAGCAGAAGCTCGAAGCGGAGAGGAAGCGCAAGAGGAGCcttgaggaggacgaggaagaggagagcACGCCAGCCGAGACGCCGGCTGCGACACCAGCCGGGACGCCATCGACTTGGCGCAAGAAGCGCAACCGCGACGCCAACGGTGTCCTCAGAAAGATTGCGCAAGAGGTcaacgacgtcggcgagggtgaaggcgacgacgaagaggaccTCGGTATGGCGGCCCTCGCCAAGGAAGACTACGTTGTGGACCTCCAGAACGCGGGCGACAACTCTCCAGAGGCCAAGGCGCAGCGTGCCCGCGAGCGTCGTCAGCTCATGGCGAGCTTGAAGCAGGCAGacgggcgcgacgccgaggcggaggagatcgccgatgtcgacgacgacgacaatgcgcaggccgagggtgacgaggaggtggaaATCTTCGACGGGTTCAAGGACATCCCCTCGCCTCCCGACTGGGATGACACGGAGGCGGTGTACGACTACATTGAGGAGCACATCTTCAACGATCAAGAGCTCATCTACGGCTCGAACAAGGCTGCTATGCGCGAGCGTATTGACCGCTGGCTCCAGGGCCGCTCTGCGGAGGAGGTCATCAACGAGatgcgccgcgtcgagtgggcgcgccaccaccgcgagCTGTTCGCCAAGGAGCACCGCGAGGAGACGTTtgacgacattgacgacgatgagctGGACCAGTACTGGGTTatggaggacgacgagcgcgagacgcGCGCCCGTATCTGGCTGAGCAGCAACGGCAAGtggctcgaggaggacaaggagcgccaggagcgcaaggctgcactcgcgcgtgccgccgagctcaaccccaagcccaaggcgaagaagcgcaagcgcggTACGGGCAACGGTCAGCGTGGTCCGTtccccagcgcgcgcgacgcgatcGACAACTTTGCCGCGCAGAAGAAGTTCTCGGCGCGTATCAACATGGACGCGATCCGCAAGATTGGCATGGGCTCCAACGCCGACTACGAGGACGGCTTACAGTCGATGGGCGATGAGAAGGACGatgagaaggaggacgaggagcatgACAGCCGCTATGATGAGAAGGAGGAGC GCATtgccgcgggcgagggcaatgaggaggaggaagtcgACTGGTTCAACCAGTAA
- the MAK11 gene encoding Protein MAK11 yields the protein MAKQAKSKAPTKGAGKRSAPYAKAAPSKKAKPSVEVRYEGAAPAATKAASKPAAPKAAAKAVEKPKAKGKEKAVPTPAALPAAAVPEPGPAPTAPASTFKIIAGSYEKLLYGLEGSYVDGDDNKPTLTPIFIFPAHLSWVKAAAASPGGKWLATGSEDEFVKVWDLRRRKEVGSLSQHQGSITSITFPTRSHLVTASADSTISLFRTSDWALLKSLKGHSGRINCVDVHPTGRVALSVGKDNTLKMWDLMRGRGAASLALGAEAELVKFSPKGTHFAVLYPRKIEIYSLTLKLLHTLETKSRFNHLAFVELPSAADESDSDDDAGVELLAVGTEKGQVEVYTVELGSSDDEDEDDEDDEDDEDAEPAAKGPSADVDRIATLTGHTNRIKSLAALPFTTPAGPTVLLSSVSSDGLINLYDMGQVATAEAADDIQPVASYDTKGSRLVCVTMADGPVPRAPKAAAASAAGGKGGARFAAEEDEEEESDEEDDDEDDEDAELYDSAEDDEDGVEVEFEDEEEEEEEEEEEEEGEYED from the exons ATGGCAAAGCAGGCCAAGTCCAAGGCGCCGACCAAGGGCGCGGGTaagcgctcggcgccgtacgCCAAGGCTGCGCCGAGCAAGAAGGCAAAGCCGAGCGTCGAGGTGCGGTACGAGGGCGCGGCACCGGCTGCGACCAAGGCTGCGTCCAAGCCCGCTGCTCCCAAGGCCGCGGCGAAGGCAGTCGAGAAGCCCAAGgcaaagggcaaggagaaggcggtgccgacccccgccgctctccccgccgccgccgtgccagAGCCCGGCCCCGCGCCCACGGCCCCCGCGTCAACGTTCAAGATCATCGCGGGCTCGTACGAGAAGCTGCTGTACGGCCTCGAGGGGTCGTACGTCGACGGAGACGACAACAAGCCGACCCTCACGCCCATCTTTATCTTTCCCGCCCACCTGTCCTGGGTGAAAGCGGCGGCTGCGTCCCCGGGCGGAAAGTGGCTCGCTAcgggcagcgaggacgagtttgtCAAGGTCTGGGacttgcggcggcggaaggAGGTCGGAAGCCTGAGCCAGCACCAGG GCTCAATCACCTCGATCACCTTCCCCACCCGCTCGCACCTCGTGACCGcctcggccgactcgaccaTCTCCCTCTTCCGCACGTCCGACTGGGCGCTGCTCAAGTCCCTCAAGGGCCACTCGGGGCGCATCAACTGCGTCGACGTGCACCCCACCGGCCGGGTCGCGCTGTCCGTCGGCAAGGACAACACACTCAAGATGTGGGACCTTATGCGCGGGCGTGGTGCCGCCTCTCTTGCGCTTGGcgctgaggccgagctcgtcaagtTTAGCCCCAAGGGCACACACTTTGCCGTGCTGTACCCGCGCAAGATTGAGATTTACTCTttg acCCTCAAGCTCCTCCACACCCTCGAGACCAAGTCGCGCTTCAACCACCTCGCGTTTGTCGAGctcccctcggccgcggacgagagcgacagcgacgacgacgcgggcgtcgagctgctcgccgtcgggaCGGAGAAGGGCCAGGTCGAGGTGTACACTGTCGAGCTGggctcgagcgacgacgaggacgaggacgatgaggacgacgaggatgacgaggacgccgagccggccgccaagggcccctcggccgacgtcgaccggATCGCCACACTGACGGGCCACACGAACCGCATcaagtcgctcgccgcgctgccgttcACCACGCCTGCGGGCCCGACGGTCCTCCTGAGCTCCGTGTCGAGCGACGGCCTGATCAACCTGTACGACATGGGCCaggtggcgacggccgaggcggccgacgacatcCAGCCCGTGGCCTCGTACGACACCAAGGGCAGCCGCCTCGTGTGTGTGACTATGGCTGATGGGCcggtgccgcgcgcgcccaaggctgctgcggcgtccGCTGCGGggggcaagggcggcgcgaggttcgctgctgaggaggacgaggaggaggagagcgacgaggaggatgatgacgaggacgacgaggacgccgagctgtaTGACTCtgcggaggacgacgaggacggcgtcgaggtcgagtttgaggacgaggaggaggaggaggaagaggaggaggaagaggaggagggcgagtacGAGGACTAG
- the Unc45a gene encoding Protein unc-45 A, whose protein sequence is MPPKSASPASPPPEAPTQDALKALLKTLASSAPTPGQVRTLSAALSPSSPDTHALALLCLSTAVSTSDTKGGDVRAQAARIKDLFDPLVADAIAAGSSDPSDLVPAVSLLAALASLAPAGVVAILTQPLDTVEASSDEVVDPLAVLLEFAELPSPLQPALASLISALAGTKAGRELVRTRALEWTTAAAESDKVEGDTAVLCTVALSKLGREDPVVGESEDDRLARDEESKDAEERLARSLAASITKGGSSDQALLPTLEGLSVLSTRPPVRDVLASDAKFLSALVALSPVPTPTGGSLPVTPRSSVVSLDPEAPVDAALCYGLVTILGNLSARRPVLSEHDAQMARLRRMAIAGKTAAATEEEDPHESDAAVAARVQALYKAGVVGSLRGLVRAESPRIREALGKLCLNLVEERAHRPVFVRDGGFRVLSIVIRDFTSKKEQAYDALPACQALAKLVISTPPNLLFPPPHQTNALSALPPLFLLLVHPSATLLQTFESLMALTNLASIDPAFGERIMSAQVAVPVPPDFRGQGRDDKDKPVRIVTRVEELLLDDNALVRRAATELVCNLVNSDSGFRYFAGEPAEGKAEPEGGARATSRLSILLLLTDADDLATRLAASGALAVLTDSAAACATLVEGKGMPAGSKRSVWDRVGDLFEPGGAAPEFDDAGARIPVVSSQPPNPDLVHRGVFIALNLLNYVDELPSPAREEQLKRAAAGLKDPLERLQKGLGSDPNGVRPHVEHMLKLLGKA, encoded by the coding sequence ATGCCGCCCAAgtccgcgtcgccggcctcaccgccgcccgaggcgccgaCACAagacgcgctcaaggcgctgCTCAAGAcgctggcgagcagcgcgccgacaccgggCCAAGTCCGCACCTTATCCGCGGCGTTatccccctcgtcgccggacacgcacgcgctcgcgctcctgtGTTTATCGACCGCCGTGTCCACAAGCGACACgaagggcggcgacgtgaGGGCTCAGGCAGCACGCATCAAGGACCTGTTCgacccgctcgtcgccgacgccatcgcgGCCGGCTCGAGCGACCCCTCGGACCTCGTACCCGCCGTCTCGCTactcgcggcgctggcgagccTCGCCCCGGCGGGCGTGGTCGCGATCCTCACCCAGCCGCTGGATACTGTCGAGGCtagcagcgacgaggtggtcgaccCGCTCGCTGTCCTGCTGGAGTTTGCGGAGCTCCCAAGCCCGCTGCAGCCCGCGCTGGCAAGCCTGATCTCCGCGCTGGCGGGTACCAAggccggccgcgagctcgtgcgcaCCCGTGCACTCGAGTggacgaccgccgcggcggaaagcgacaaggtcgagggcgaTACCGCCGTGCTGTGCACCGTCGCGCTGTCGAAGCTTGGCCGTGAAGACCCCGTCGttggcgagagcgaggacgacagactcgcgcgcgacgaggagagcaaggacgccgaggagagacttgcgcgctcgctcgccgcaaGCATCACGAAGGGTGGGAGCAGCGACCAAGCGCTCCTCCCCACGCTTGAAGGCCTGTCGGTGCTGTCCACTCGGCCGCCGGTACGCGACGTGCTGGCGTCCGACGCCAAGTTCCTCTCGGCGCTAGTCGCGCtctcgcccgtgccgacgccgacgggcggcTCGCTGCCCGTAACTCCCCGCAGCTCGGTCGtctcgctcgaccccgaggcgccGGTCGACGCAGCGCTATGCTACGGCCTCGTGACGATCCTCGGCAACctgagcgcgcggcggcccgtACTGTccgagcacgacgcgcagatggcgcgcctgcgccgcatGGCGATCGCGGGCAAGACGGCTGCCGCGACGGAAGAAGAAGACCCGCACGAGTcggacgcggcggtcgcggcgcgcgtccaGGCGCTGTACAAGGCAGGCGTGGTCGGCTCCCTCCGCGGCCTGGTGCGCGCGGAGTCGCCGCGTATCCGCGAAGCGCTGGGCAAGCTGTgcctcaacctcgtcgaggagcgcgcccaCCGCCCCGTGTTTgtccgcgacggcggcttcCGCGTTCTCTCTATTGTTATCCGTGACTTCACGTCCAAGAAGGAGCAGGCGTACGATGCGCTGCCAGCCTGCcaggcgctcgccaagctcgtgaTTTCAACGCCGCCAAACCTCCTCTtcccgcccccgcaccaGACCAACGCGCTGagcgcgctcccgccgctgTTCCTGCTGCTCGTCCACCCGtccgcgacgctgctgcaGACGTTCGAGTCGCTCATGGCGCTGACGAACCTCGCGTCCATCGACCCCGCGTTCGGCGAGCGCATAATGTCGGCCCAAGTGGCTGTGCCGGTGCCCCCCGACTTCCGCGGGCAGGGACGCGACGACAAAGACAAACCCGTGCGCATCGTcacgcgcgtcgaggagctgttactcgacgacaacgcgctcgtgcgccgcgcagccACCGAGCTAGTGTGTAACCTCGTCAACTCGGACTCTGGCTTCCGCTACTTTGCCGGCGAGCCAGCAGAGGGCAAGGCTGAGCccgagggcggggcgcgcgccACGAGCCGGCTCAGTATTCTTCTGCTGCTCACGGACGCAGACGACCTCGCGACACGCTTAGCGGCAAGTGGCGCACTGGCCGTGCtcaccgactcggcggcggcgtgcgccacCCTCGTAGAGGGCAAGGGCATGCCGGCCGGGTCGAAGCGCAGCGTCTGGGACCGGGTCGGGGACCTGTTCGAGCCCGGCGGTGCCGCGCCCGAGTTTGACGACGCAGGCGCGCGCATCCCCGTCGTGTCGAGCCAACCGCCCAACCCCGACCTCGTACACCGCGGCGTGTTCATCGCACTCAATCTCCTCAActacgtcgacgagctcccgTCGCCTGCCCGCGAGGAGCAGTTaaagcgcgccgccgccgggctcAAGGACCCGCTCGAGCGCTTACAGAAGGGACTGGGCAGCGACCCCAATGGCGTGCGGCCGCATGTTGAGCACATGCTCAAGTTGCTCGGCAAGGCGTAG